In one window of Frigoriglobus tundricola DNA:
- a CDS encoding gluconokinase: MILVLMGVTGTGKTTIGKLLAGKLGWTFVEGDDFHPAANVAKMHAGVPLTDADRAPWLAALRERIDAASAQGENVVLACSALKHAYQEYLRQHEPDNVRYVYLHAAEELIRDRLAARKGHFMNPGLLHSQFETLEPPDHAIRVEVGGTPEAVTNQILQKLQF; this comes from the coding sequence ATGATACTCGTGCTCATGGGCGTGACCGGGACGGGAAAGACGACGATCGGCAAGCTTCTGGCCGGGAAGCTCGGCTGGACGTTTGTGGAGGGTGACGACTTCCACCCGGCCGCGAACGTCGCGAAGATGCACGCGGGGGTTCCGCTCACCGATGCCGACCGCGCCCCGTGGCTGGCGGCGCTGCGTGAGCGGATCGACGCGGCGAGTGCGCAAGGCGAGAACGTGGTGTTGGCCTGCTCGGCGCTAAAGCACGCGTACCAGGAGTACCTGCGCCAACACGAACCGGACAACGTACGGTACGTCTACCTGCACGCCGCCGAGGAACTGATCCGGGACCGGCTGGCGGCACGGAAGGGGCACTTCATGAACCCCGGCCTGCTGCACAGTCAGTTCGAAACGCTCGAACCTCCGGACCACGCGATTCGGGTCGAGGTGGGCGGAACGCCCGAGGCCGTCACGAACCAGATCCTCCAGAAACTCCAGTTTTGA